Proteins encoded together in one Corallococcus soli window:
- a CDS encoding ATP-binding protein — protein sequence MSPSVSDADLTVCDREPIHLLGGIQPRGVLVAFEPAGGTIAVVSANAAGLLGAGPDALVGQPLTRLLPRDALARVEAGVALGPVNVEVGGRRCSALLHESDGLRVLELEPLSDADEDRAVDESALGAVHRLVSPLARVKGAPALLQEAANAVRSLIGYDRVMVYRFHADFHGEVVAESVRDGVDRFMGLHFPASDIPVQARALYTRNTLRLIADVDAEVVGLVPATLPGTGRPLDLSGAALRSVSEIHLEYLRNMGVGASFSVSLLKDGRLWGLMACHHLSPRSVSAARRQACEVLARLLSLQLDAEERGMEAAAQARRASLLNVLVVPGLGERSPVRVLEAQAPLLMDLTGATGVALVLGASAGLPGGAPLLLGETPTEAEVLRLVSWLSEQALPNDLFHVDRLGDVYAPLAARAEVAAGLLAVRLDPAVPHFALWFRPEVARSVTWAGNPNKPVRPEPGHARLRPRASFDVWREEVRDASLPWSAQDLEAARALKGALVGVMLRHAEEVARLSRELARSNAELDAFGGTVAHDLKEPLRGILQYSSFLQEDFGPTLGDAGRSQLDALMWLAKRTHDLLDSLFEYSRLGRLELAWEETDHQALVGDVVRTLGARLEEGRVELRLPRRLPTVACDPVRIRQVWANLISNAAKYQTAEPRWVEVGYFGPGEARPEAARHVTAPYLFFVKDPGIGIAPQFHEAIFELFRRLHPAQAFGGGSGAGLAIARRLVALHGGMLWVDSAPGCGSTFYFTLGEEPRG from the coding sequence ATGTCCCCGTCCGTCTCTGACGCCGACCTCACGGTCTGCGACCGTGAGCCCATCCACCTGCTGGGCGGCATCCAGCCCCGGGGCGTGCTCGTCGCCTTCGAGCCGGCGGGCGGCACCATCGCCGTGGTGAGCGCCAACGCGGCCGGGCTGCTCGGCGCCGGGCCGGACGCGCTCGTGGGCCAGCCACTCACCCGGCTCCTCCCCCGTGACGCGCTGGCGCGTGTGGAGGCGGGCGTGGCCCTGGGGCCCGTCAACGTGGAGGTGGGCGGCCGCCGGTGCTCCGCGCTCCTGCACGAGAGCGACGGCCTGCGGGTGCTGGAGCTGGAGCCGCTGTCGGACGCGGACGAGGACAGGGCCGTGGACGAGAGCGCGCTGGGCGCGGTGCACCGGCTGGTGTCGCCGCTGGCGCGGGTGAAGGGCGCGCCCGCGCTGCTCCAGGAGGCCGCCAACGCGGTGCGCTCGCTCATCGGCTACGACCGGGTGATGGTGTACCGCTTCCACGCGGACTTCCACGGCGAGGTGGTGGCCGAAAGCGTGCGCGACGGCGTGGACCGCTTCATGGGCCTGCACTTCCCCGCGAGCGACATCCCGGTGCAGGCGCGCGCCCTCTACACGCGCAACACGCTGCGCCTCATCGCGGACGTGGACGCGGAGGTCGTGGGGCTGGTCCCCGCCACGCTGCCCGGCACCGGCCGCCCGCTGGACCTGTCCGGCGCCGCGCTCCGCAGCGTGTCGGAGATCCACCTGGAGTACCTGCGCAACATGGGGGTGGGCGCGTCCTTCAGCGTGTCGCTCCTGAAGGATGGACGGCTCTGGGGCCTGATGGCCTGCCACCACCTGTCGCCCCGGAGCGTGTCGGCCGCGCGGCGGCAGGCGTGCGAGGTGCTGGCGCGGCTGTTGTCGCTCCAGCTCGACGCCGAGGAGCGGGGCATGGAGGCCGCGGCCCAGGCGCGGCGCGCGTCGCTGCTCAACGTCCTCGTGGTGCCGGGCCTGGGCGAGCGCAGCCCCGTCCGGGTCCTGGAGGCGCAGGCCCCGCTGCTGATGGACCTCACCGGCGCCACGGGCGTGGCGCTGGTGCTGGGCGCGAGCGCGGGGCTCCCGGGCGGCGCCCCGCTGCTCCTGGGGGAGACGCCCACCGAAGCGGAGGTGCTCCGCCTGGTGTCGTGGCTGTCGGAGCAGGCGCTGCCGAACGACCTGTTCCACGTGGACCGCCTGGGGGACGTCTACGCGCCGCTGGCCGCCCGCGCGGAGGTGGCTGCGGGCCTGTTGGCCGTGCGCCTGGACCCCGCCGTGCCCCACTTCGCGCTGTGGTTCCGCCCGGAGGTGGCGCGCAGCGTGACGTGGGCTGGCAACCCCAACAAGCCCGTGCGCCCGGAGCCGGGACACGCGCGGCTGCGGCCCCGCGCGTCCTTCGACGTTTGGCGCGAGGAGGTGCGGGACGCGTCGCTGCCGTGGTCCGCGCAGGACCTGGAGGCGGCGCGCGCTCTCAAGGGCGCGCTCGTGGGCGTGATGCTGCGGCACGCGGAGGAGGTGGCCCGCCTGTCGCGCGAGCTGGCCCGCTCCAACGCGGAGCTGGACGCCTTTGGCGGCACCGTCGCGCACGACCTCAAGGAGCCGCTGCGCGGCATCCTCCAGTACAGCTCCTTCCTCCAGGAGGACTTCGGCCCCACGCTGGGCGACGCCGGGCGCTCGCAGCTGGACGCCCTCATGTGGCTGGCGAAGCGCACGCACGACCTGCTCGACAGCCTCTTCGAGTACAGCCGCCTGGGCCGCCTGGAGCTGGCGTGGGAGGAGACGGACCACCAAGCCCTGGTGGGGGACGTGGTGCGCACGCTGGGCGCGCGGCTGGAGGAGGGGAGGGTGGAGCTGCGCCTGCCCCGCCGCCTGCCCACCGTGGCCTGCGACCCCGTCCGCATCCGTCAGGTGTGGGCCAACCTCATCTCCAACGCGGCCAAGTACCAGACAGCCGAGCCCCGCTGGGTGGAGGTGGGCTACTTCGGACCGGGTGAGGCCCGGCCGGAGGCGGCGCGGCACGTCACGGCGCCCTATCTTTTCTTCGTCAAGGACCCGGGCATCGGGATCGCGCCCCAGTTCCACGAGGCCATCTTCGAGCTGTTCCGTCGCCTGCACCCCGCGCAGGCGTTTGGGGGCGGCAGCGGCGCGGGGCTCGCCATCGCCCGGCGACTGGTGGCATTGCACGGGGGGATGTTGTGGGTGGACTCCGCGCCGGGATGTGGGTCGACCTTCTACTTCACGCTTGGCGAGGAACCCCGAGGATGA
- a CDS encoding response regulator encodes MSPLLLVEDSDPDAEALERIARRMPLPVPVVRVRDGESALDYLYQRGAYAEAARPVLILLDMHMPGISGRDVLARLKADPHLRSIPVIIFSSSLAAEDVDGAYAEGANSYLFKPEVGPQLQATAEALHAFWFKAARLPTAEQQGA; translated from the coding sequence ATGAGCCCGCTGCTGCTGGTGGAGGACAGTGATCCAGACGCGGAGGCCCTGGAGCGCATCGCGCGCCGGATGCCGCTGCCCGTGCCGGTGGTGCGGGTGCGCGACGGGGAGAGCGCCCTGGACTACCTCTACCAGCGGGGCGCCTACGCGGAAGCGGCGCGGCCCGTGCTCATCCTGCTGGACATGCACATGCCCGGCATCAGCGGGCGCGACGTGCTGGCGCGGCTGAAGGCGGACCCCCACCTGCGCTCCATTCCGGTCATCATCTTCTCCAGCTCCCTGGCAGCGGAGGACGTGGACGGCGCCTACGCGGAGGGCGCCAACAGCTACCTCTTCAAGCCGGAGGTCGGTCCCCAGCTCCAGGCCACCGCGGAAGCGCTGCACGCCTTCTGGTTCAAGGCCGCGCGGCTGCCCACGGCAGAACAGCAGGGCGCATGA
- a CDS encoding hybrid sensor histidine kinase/response regulator, protein MRLRVLLVDDGMSDRIAVSRALAKDPDIQWEVAQVASAEEALAHLTGNAVDAMLLDYHLPGMNGVALLQKLAELGLPTVPAVVVLTGSGNERVAVDAMKSGAQDYLVKDAFSPERLRRSLRAAVDSVRMTRELEERRLRAERAEAVARDALAVRDELFALATHDLKGPLQIMTLNAQVLRRQIPAAAMTPALETRLGHIVRAAHRMGELIDHFLEVTRGQERPLKRERMDLLAMVRGKVRELEATASRHVFVLEAPEGRDFAGDWDAHALERVLENLLGNAVKYSAAGSTVTVRLAVEEQDPQQAVLLYVVDQGIGIPAADLPFVFERFHRGSNVSQDVSGSGVGLASARRMVELHGGTLAVESQEARGSTFIMRLPRGLALGALPTTPPQAAPPPRGGPSHSAP, encoded by the coding sequence ATGAGGCTGCGCGTCCTGCTGGTCGACGACGGGATGTCGGACCGCATCGCGGTCAGCCGCGCGCTGGCGAAGGACCCCGACATCCAGTGGGAGGTGGCGCAGGTGGCCTCCGCCGAGGAGGCGCTGGCGCACCTGACCGGCAACGCCGTGGACGCGATGCTGCTCGACTACCACCTGCCCGGCATGAACGGCGTGGCCCTGCTCCAGAAGCTCGCGGAGCTGGGCCTGCCCACCGTGCCCGCCGTCGTGGTGCTCACCGGCAGCGGCAACGAGCGCGTCGCCGTGGACGCCATGAAGTCCGGCGCCCAGGACTACCTGGTCAAGGATGCCTTCAGCCCGGAGCGCCTGCGCCGCAGCCTGCGCGCCGCCGTGGACTCCGTGCGCATGACGCGCGAGCTGGAGGAGCGCCGCCTGCGCGCCGAGCGCGCGGAGGCCGTGGCCCGGGACGCCCTGGCCGTGCGCGACGAGCTCTTCGCCCTGGCGACGCACGACCTCAAGGGCCCGCTGCAGATCATGACGCTCAACGCCCAGGTGCTGCGCCGGCAGATCCCCGCCGCCGCGATGACGCCCGCGCTGGAGACGCGCCTGGGCCACATCGTGCGCGCCGCGCACCGCATGGGCGAACTCATAGACCACTTCCTGGAGGTGACGCGCGGCCAGGAGCGCCCGCTCAAGCGCGAACGCATGGATCTGCTCGCCATGGTGCGCGGCAAGGTGCGCGAGCTGGAGGCCACCGCGTCGCGCCACGTCTTCGTCCTGGAGGCGCCGGAGGGCCGTGACTTCGCGGGCGACTGGGACGCGCACGCCCTGGAGCGCGTGCTGGAGAACCTGCTGGGCAACGCGGTGAAGTACAGCGCCGCGGGCTCCACCGTCACCGTGCGCCTGGCGGTGGAGGAGCAGGATCCGCAGCAGGCCGTGCTGCTCTACGTGGTGGACCAGGGCATCGGCATCCCCGCGGCGGACCTGCCCTTCGTCTTCGAGCGCTTCCACCGCGGCAGCAACGTGTCCCAGGACGTGTCCGGCAGCGGCGTGGGGCTGGCCAGCGCGCGGCGCATGGTGGAGCTGCACGGCGGCACGCTGGCCGTGGAGAGCCAGGAGGCGCGGGGCTCCACCTTCATCATGCGCCTGCCCCGGGGCCTGGCGCTGGGCGCGCTCCCGACGACGCCCCCGCAGGCCGCGCCCCCGCCGCGGGGAGGCCCCTCGCACTCCGCGCCGTGA
- a CDS encoding DUF420 domain-containing protein, which translates to MSNAAFGMSPPSSPSRDRSFFIAIGVVSAGALALLAWLLLIRRGGAEVGVNLRFMPAVNAVLNATAASLLLGGWIAIKRGARRVHQNLMVSAFAASALFLVGYLAYHYVHGDTRYVGDFRGMYLTLLASHVLLSMPVLPLALVAFYFSWRQQFERHRKVTRWLAPIWLYVSVTGVVVFFMLRGGIPAVS; encoded by the coding sequence ATGTCCAACGCCGCGTTCGGGATGTCCCCCCCCTCGTCGCCGTCGCGCGACCGGTCCTTCTTCATCGCCATTGGCGTGGTGTCCGCCGGGGCGCTGGCGCTGTTGGCGTGGCTCTTGCTCATCCGGCGCGGGGGCGCGGAGGTGGGCGTGAACCTGCGCTTCATGCCGGCGGTGAACGCGGTGCTCAACGCGACGGCGGCGTCGCTGCTGCTGGGCGGGTGGATCGCCATCAAGCGCGGCGCGCGGCGGGTGCACCAGAACCTGATGGTGAGCGCGTTCGCGGCGTCCGCGCTGTTCCTGGTGGGCTACCTCGCCTACCACTACGTGCACGGGGACACGCGCTACGTGGGCGACTTCCGGGGCATGTACCTGACGCTGCTGGCCAGCCACGTGCTCTTGTCCATGCCGGTGTTGCCGCTGGCGCTCGTCGCCTTCTACTTCTCCTGGCGGCAGCAGTTCGAGCGCCACCGCAAGGTGACGCGGTGGCTGGCGCCCATCTGGCTCTACGTGTCGGTGACGGGCGTGGTGGTGTTCTTCATGCTGCGCGGCGGCATCCCCGCCGTGTCCTGA
- a CDS encoding biliverdin-producing heme oxygenase, with translation MGLLQRLKTETRSHHERTEGVVRLMDAHLTPGDYQRHLEDFYGLYVPLEARLAGPLSALGPALALGSRWKAPLLEEDLRALGHDAASLARLPRASPLPSIPGLAEALGCAYVLEGSTLGGQLILRHLARHFGSDARVGTFAFFRAYGEQVGPMWRAFGDVLTQASERAASEAFDAAVVQGARDTFDAFAAWLMRENDVPVRL, from the coding sequence TTGGGACTGCTGCAGCGACTGAAGACGGAGACGCGCTCCCACCACGAGCGCACGGAAGGGGTGGTGCGCCTGATGGACGCGCACCTGACCCCTGGCGACTACCAGCGTCACCTGGAGGACTTCTACGGCCTCTACGTGCCCCTGGAGGCGCGGCTCGCCGGCCCCCTGTCGGCGCTGGGGCCCGCGCTGGCGCTCGGGTCGCGCTGGAAGGCGCCGCTCCTGGAGGAGGACCTGCGCGCGCTGGGCCACGACGCGGCCTCGCTCGCACGGCTGCCGCGCGCCTCCCCGCTGCCGTCCATCCCGGGGCTCGCGGAGGCGCTGGGCTGCGCGTACGTGCTGGAGGGCTCCACGCTGGGGGGCCAGCTCATCCTGCGCCACCTGGCGCGCCACTTTGGAAGCGACGCCCGCGTGGGCACCTTCGCCTTCTTCCGGGCCTACGGTGAGCAGGTGGGCCCCATGTGGCGGGCCTTCGGTGACGTGCTCACCCAGGCGTCCGAACGGGCCGCCTCCGAAGCCTTCGACGCGGCCGTCGTCCAGGGTGCCCGCGACACCTTCGACGCCTTCGCCGCCTGGTTGATGCGGGAGAACGATGTCCCCGTCCGTCTCTGA
- the gltB gene encoding glutamate synthase large subunit, whose product MSFTLPRRYGLYEPETEHDACGVGFVAHLRGQRSRGIVEDALELLNRLSHRAAAGRDPETGDGAGILVQLPHRFFNHEAPKLGFELPPRRQYGVAQVFLPPEPEARRACEALFEDVVEEEGQRLLGWRDVPVAPEELGSLARQVAPVIRQLFIARRRVVPSAFERKLYRIRKLVENRVLARGVDPQGRFHVASCSSETLIYKGLLLPRQLPRFYADLRHPEFVSALALVHSRFSTNTFPTWELAQPFRFIAHNGEINTLRGNRNWMTARRGLLQTAKLGGSLEPLWPIIVPGKSDSAQFDNMVELLYLGGRTLPHAMMMMIPEAWEAHKQMPDERRAFYEYSASLLEPWDGPAAIAFTDGQLIGATLDRNGLRPARYLVTEDDRIILASETGVIDVPPSQVRRKGRLTPGRMLLVDTAEGRIIEDEEAKREITTRWPYRRWLQRNVFTFEDLPAVPAPERLKGESLWRLQRAFGYTDEDVRTTLVPMAETGKEPTGSMGTDTPLAVLSDQSPTLFNYFHQLFAQVTNPPIDPLREALVMTLATALGPEGNTFEETPEQCHRLSLPGPILTNGQLARLANLRGDTGLFEPRTLSLLYPHAGGAAAALEVAVERLCMAAVDAVDAGASVLVLSDRGVDSAHAAIPALLAVSAVHQRLVRDGTRMYTGIVLETAEPREVHHFACLFAYGVSAVNPYLALDTLRALADAGELKADEDKAQAHYLHALEEGLLKVMSKMGISTLQSYRGSQLFEAVGLQRALIEKHFTGTPSRIEGVGLPELGREVSERHARGFGQAADGEEGLLPVGGQFRWRRQGERHKWNPATVAKLQAAVRADDAAQFQEYSRLADDETREHCNLRGLLDVVTDGCTPVPLEEVEPALELARRFVTGAMSFGSISAEAHETLAIAMNRLGGKSNSGEGGEEARRYTKEPNGDSRRSAIKQVASARFGVTAEYLVNADELQIKMAQGAKPGEGGQLPGHKVDERIARVRWSTPGVTLISPPPHHDIYSIEDLAQLIYDLRSVNAKARVSVKLVSEVGVGTIAAGVAKAGASCVVVAGYEGGTGASPLSSLQHAGLPWELGLAETQQVLVQNGLRSRVRVQVDGGLRTARDVLVAALLGAEEFGLATASLVSVGCIMLRKCHLNTCSAGIATQDPALRERYQGTPENVVSFFMLLAEDLRRRMAQLGVRRLDDLVGRVDLLRQRAAVDHWKARKVDLSALLAAPAAPATEPRHCVAPHHKDVSDHLDHELLSKAQSVLTGGPPLLLTLPVANTHRAVGAMLSGEIARRHGAQGLPDGKLRVKLKGSAGQSFGAFLAAGVTLELEGDTNDYLGKGLSGGRIIVYPPEGSRFVSEDNVLVGNTVLYGATAGEVYLRGLAGERFGVRNSGAQAVVEGVGDHGCEYMTGGVVVVLGQTGRNFAAGMSGGTAYVLDRDRSFRERCNLEMVELESLVDESEIWLVHGMIERHLHHTGSTLARRVLDNWELMVPQFMKVMPTDYKRVLQARRAARRPPPAAGVQQLHVVGGGV is encoded by the coding sequence ATGTCGTTCACCCTTCCCCGGCGCTACGGGTTGTACGAGCCGGAGACCGAGCATGACGCGTGCGGCGTGGGGTTCGTGGCCCACCTGCGAGGTCAGCGCTCGCGCGGCATCGTGGAGGACGCGCTGGAGCTGCTCAACCGGCTGAGCCACCGCGCCGCGGCGGGACGCGACCCGGAGACGGGCGACGGCGCCGGCATCCTGGTGCAGCTGCCCCACCGCTTCTTCAACCACGAGGCGCCGAAGCTGGGGTTCGAGCTGCCCCCCCGCCGCCAGTACGGCGTGGCGCAGGTGTTCCTGCCGCCGGAGCCGGAGGCGCGCCGGGCGTGCGAGGCCCTCTTCGAGGACGTGGTGGAGGAGGAGGGGCAGCGGCTGCTCGGCTGGCGTGACGTGCCGGTGGCGCCGGAGGAGCTGGGGTCGCTCGCGCGGCAGGTGGCGCCGGTCATCCGGCAGCTCTTCATCGCGCGGCGGCGCGTGGTGCCCAGCGCCTTCGAGCGCAAGCTCTACCGCATCCGCAAGCTGGTGGAGAACCGTGTGCTGGCGCGCGGCGTGGATCCGCAGGGGCGCTTCCATGTGGCCAGCTGCTCGTCGGAGACGCTCATCTACAAGGGGCTGCTGCTGCCCCGGCAACTGCCGCGCTTCTACGCGGACCTGCGGCACCCGGAGTTCGTCAGCGCGCTGGCGCTGGTGCACTCGCGCTTCTCCACCAACACGTTCCCCACGTGGGAGCTGGCGCAGCCGTTCCGCTTCATCGCGCACAACGGTGAAATCAATACATTGCGTGGCAACCGCAACTGGATGACGGCCCGTCGCGGCCTGCTCCAGACGGCGAAGCTGGGCGGCAGCCTGGAGCCGCTGTGGCCCATCATCGTGCCGGGCAAGAGCGACTCCGCGCAGTTCGACAACATGGTGGAGCTGCTCTACCTGGGCGGCCGCACCCTGCCCCACGCCATGATGATGATGATCCCGGAGGCGTGGGAGGCCCACAAGCAGATGCCCGACGAGCGCCGGGCCTTCTACGAATACTCCGCGTCGCTGCTGGAGCCATGGGACGGGCCGGCGGCCATCGCGTTCACGGACGGGCAGCTCATCGGCGCGACGCTGGACAGGAACGGCCTGCGCCCCGCGCGCTACTTGGTGACGGAGGACGACCGCATCATCCTGGCGTCGGAGACGGGCGTCATCGACGTGCCCCCGTCGCAGGTGCGGCGCAAGGGGCGGCTGACGCCGGGCCGCATGCTGCTGGTGGACACCGCCGAGGGGCGCATCATCGAGGACGAGGAGGCCAAGCGCGAAATCACCACGCGCTGGCCGTACCGGCGCTGGCTGCAGCGCAACGTCTTCACCTTCGAGGACCTGCCCGCGGTGCCCGCGCCAGAGCGGCTGAAGGGCGAGTCGCTGTGGCGGCTCCAGCGCGCGTTCGGCTACACGGACGAGGACGTGCGCACCACGCTCGTCCCCATGGCGGAGACGGGCAAGGAGCCCACGGGCTCCATGGGCACCGACACGCCGCTCGCGGTGCTGAGCGACCAGTCCCCCACCCTCTTCAACTACTTCCACCAGCTCTTCGCGCAGGTGACGAACCCGCCCATCGACCCGCTGCGCGAGGCGCTGGTGATGACGCTGGCCACCGCGCTGGGCCCGGAGGGCAACACCTTCGAGGAGACGCCGGAGCAGTGCCACCGGCTGTCCCTGCCGGGCCCCATCCTGACCAACGGGCAGCTGGCGCGGCTGGCGAACCTGCGCGGCGACACCGGCCTGTTCGAGCCGCGCACGCTGAGCCTCCTGTACCCGCACGCGGGCGGCGCCGCCGCGGCGCTGGAGGTCGCGGTGGAGCGGCTGTGCATGGCGGCGGTGGACGCGGTGGACGCGGGCGCCAGCGTGCTCGTGCTGAGCGACCGGGGCGTGGACTCCGCGCACGCGGCCATCCCCGCGCTGCTGGCCGTGTCCGCGGTGCACCAGCGCCTGGTGCGCGACGGCACCCGCATGTACACCGGCATCGTCCTGGAGACGGCGGAGCCGCGCGAGGTGCACCACTTCGCGTGCCTGTTCGCCTACGGCGTGTCCGCGGTGAACCCGTACCTCGCGCTGGACACGCTGCGCGCGCTGGCGGACGCCGGGGAGCTGAAGGCGGACGAGGACAAGGCCCAGGCGCACTACCTCCACGCGCTGGAGGAGGGCCTGCTCAAGGTGATGTCCAAGATGGGCATCTCCACGCTCCAGTCGTACCGGGGCTCGCAGCTCTTCGAAGCGGTGGGCCTCCAGCGCGCCCTGATTGAGAAGCACTTCACCGGCACGCCGTCCCGCATTGAAGGCGTGGGCCTGCCGGAGCTGGGGCGGGAGGTCTCCGAGCGGCACGCGCGCGGCTTCGGGCAGGCGGCGGACGGCGAGGAGGGCCTGCTGCCGGTGGGCGGGCAGTTCCGCTGGCGCCGGCAGGGCGAGCGGCACAAGTGGAACCCGGCCACGGTGGCGAAGCTCCAGGCGGCGGTGCGCGCGGACGACGCGGCGCAGTTCCAGGAGTACTCGCGGCTGGCGGACGACGAGACACGCGAGCACTGCAACCTGCGCGGCCTCCTGGACGTGGTGACGGACGGGTGCACGCCGGTGCCGCTGGAGGAGGTGGAGCCGGCGCTGGAGCTGGCGCGCCGCTTCGTCACCGGGGCCATGTCCTTCGGCTCCATCAGCGCGGAGGCGCACGAGACGCTGGCCATCGCGATGAACCGGCTGGGCGGCAAATCCAACAGCGGCGAGGGCGGCGAGGAGGCGCGGCGCTACACGAAGGAGCCCAACGGCGACTCGCGCCGCAGCGCCATCAAGCAGGTGGCGAGCGCGCGCTTCGGCGTCACCGCCGAGTACCTGGTCAACGCGGACGAGCTTCAAATCAAGATGGCCCAGGGCGCCAAGCCCGGCGAGGGCGGGCAGCTGCCGGGCCACAAGGTGGATGAGAGAATTGCCCGCGTGCGCTGGTCCACGCCGGGCGTGACGCTCATCTCCCCGCCGCCGCACCACGACATCTACTCCATCGAGGACCTGGCGCAGCTCATCTACGACCTCCGGTCCGTCAACGCGAAGGCGCGCGTGAGCGTGAAGCTGGTGAGCGAGGTGGGCGTGGGCACCATCGCCGCGGGCGTCGCCAAGGCGGGCGCCAGCTGCGTGGTGGTGGCCGGCTACGAGGGCGGCACGGGCGCCTCCCCCCTGTCCAGCCTCCAGCACGCGGGCCTGCCGTGGGAGCTGGGACTGGCGGAGACGCAGCAGGTGCTGGTGCAGAACGGCCTGCGCTCGCGCGTGCGCGTGCAGGTGGACGGCGGCCTGCGCACCGCGCGCGACGTGCTGGTGGCGGCGCTGCTGGGCGCGGAGGAGTTCGGCCTCGCCACCGCGAGCCTCGTCTCCGTGGGCTGCATCATGCTGCGCAAGTGCCACCTCAACACCTGCTCGGCGGGCATCGCCACGCAGGACCCGGCGCTGCGCGAGCGCTACCAGGGCACGCCGGAGAACGTGGTGAGCTTCTTCATGCTGCTCGCCGAGGACCTGCGCCGGCGGATGGCCCAGCTGGGCGTCCGCCGGCTGGACGACCTGGTGGGCCGCGTGGACCTGCTGCGCCAGCGCGCGGCGGTGGACCACTGGAAGGCGCGCAAGGTGGACCTGTCCGCGCTGCTCGCCGCGCCGGCCGCGCCGGCCACCGAGCCCCGGCACTGCGTGGCGCCGCACCACAAGGACGTGTCGGACCACCTGGACCACGAGCTGCTCTCGAAGGCGCAGTCGGTGCTCACGGGCGGGCCGCCGCTCCTGCTCACCCTGCCGGTGGCGAACACGCACCGCGCGGTGGGCGCCATGCTGTCCGGAGAGATTGCCCGCCGCCACGGCGCGCAGGGGCTGCCGGACGGCAAGCTGCGGGTGAAGCTGAAGGGCTCCGCGGGCCAGAGCTTCGGCGCGTTCCTGGCCGCGGGCGTGACGCTGGAGCTGGAGGGCGACACCAACGACTACCTGGGCAAGGGCCTGTCCGGCGGGCGCATCATCGTCTATCCGCCCGAGGGCAGCCGCTTCGTGTCGGAGGACAACGTGCTCGTGGGCAACACGGTGCTCTACGGGGCGACGGCCGGTGAAGTGTACCTGCGGGGGCTCGCGGGCGAGCGCTTCGGGGTGCGCAACAGCGGCGCGCAGGCGGTGGTGGAGGGCGTGGGCGACCACGGGTGCGAATACATGACGGGCGGCGTGGTGGTGGTGCTGGGCCAGACGGGCCGCAACTTCGCGGCCGGCATGAGCGGCGGCACCGCGTACGTGCTGGACCGGGACCGCTCCTTCCGCGAGCGCTGCAACCTGGAGATGGTGGAGCTGGAGTCGCTGGTGGACGAGTCCGAGATCTGGCTGGTGCACGGGATGATCGAACGCCACCTGCACCACACCGGCAGCACGCTGGCGCGGCGGGTGCTCGACAACTGGGAGCTGATGGTGCCGCAGTTCATGAAGGTGATGCCCACCGACTACAAGCGCGTGCTCCAGGCGCGGCGCGCGGCGCGGCGTCCGCCACCGGCTGCGGGCGTGCAGCAGCTCCACGTCGTCGGCGGGGGGGTGTAG